A region from the uncultured Macellibacteroides sp. genome encodes:
- a CDS encoding ISAs1 family transposase, with the protein MTLLAFASSIEDYRFDRNKVHSAETIIYITLAAVICGAETWNEIEDFGRCKIDFFSRTIPSFNGIPSHDTFNRFFTVLDSTYFENQFREWVKCICGKYKGVVAIDGKTICGAYESEEAKLLRGTYLKPSSPQYKLHMVSAWAADNGISLGQIKTEEKSNEITAIPELLEALDIKECIITIDAMGCQKTIASKIIEKEADYVLAVKNNHKHLYRKIKHFFTIWRAEKPNRVSVYENTETGHGRLEKRTCIVCDNLYWLNANDYTQWAGLKTFVCVLTERTIPGENGPRKQKETRYYISSLVLDAELIANSVRKHWSVENNLHWQLDVSFNEDYGRKKNNAAVNFSLVSKTALSMLKHYESKSSIARKRKTAGWSDDVLQGILSVDKF; encoded by the coding sequence ATGACATTGCTTGCATTTGCTTCAAGTATTGAAGACTATCGTTTTGACAGGAATAAAGTTCATTCAGCCGAAACTATTATTTATATTACGTTAGCTGCCGTTATTTGTGGGGCCGAGACATGGAACGAAATAGAGGATTTCGGTCGGTGTAAAATTGATTTTTTCTCTCGCACTATTCCTTCTTTTAATGGAATACCCTCACATGATACTTTTAACCGATTTTTCACAGTATTGGATTCCACCTATTTTGAAAATCAATTCAGAGAATGGGTTAAGTGTATTTGTGGAAAGTATAAAGGAGTGGTTGCTATTGACGGCAAAACAATATGCGGAGCATATGAGTCTGAAGAGGCTAAATTGTTGCGAGGTACCTACCTAAAACCCTCGAGCCCCCAATACAAACTTCACATGGTAAGTGCCTGGGCCGCTGACAATGGAATAAGCCTTGGACAAATCAAAACAGAGGAAAAATCGAATGAAATTACCGCTATCCCCGAACTATTAGAGGCATTAGATATTAAAGAGTGTATAATCACTATTGATGCTATGGGATGTCAAAAGACTATAGCATCTAAAATAATAGAAAAAGAAGCAGATTACGTTTTGGCTGTTAAAAACAACCATAAGCATTTATATAGAAAAATCAAACATTTTTTCACCATTTGGAGAGCTGAGAAGCCTAACCGGGTAAGTGTTTACGAGAATACCGAGACTGGACATGGCCGTTTGGAAAAAAGAACTTGCATAGTCTGTGACAATCTATACTGGTTAAATGCTAACGATTACACCCAATGGGCTGGATTAAAAACATTTGTCTGTGTGCTTACGGAACGTACCATTCCCGGCGAAAATGGACCTCGTAAACAAAAAGAAACCAGATACTATATTTCTTCATTAGTTTTGGATGCTGAATTAATTGCTAATTCAGTCCGAAAACATTGGTCTGTTGAAAATAATTTACATTGGCAGTTGGATGTCTCGTTTAATGAAGATTACGGACGAAAGAAGAACAATGCCGCTGTAAACTTTTCTCTTGTCTCAAAAACAGCTTTATCTATGTTAAAGCACTATGAAAGCAAAAGTAGTATTGCTCGCAAAAGAAAAACAGCCGGATGGTCTGACGACGTTCTGCAAGGCATACTTTCTGTGGATAAATTTTAA
- a CDS encoding DUF4884 domain-containing protein, which yields MKIMIKTFLILLVGFICFSCTVSRPIAVVAPHNNTTYKVDYLFEHDGCKVYRFFDEGNFVYFTNCNGEAIAIENDSTETRITNTTKITTPKHSTNLP from the coding sequence ATGAAAATTATGATTAAAACATTTCTTATCCTATTGGTCGGATTTATCTGCTTTTCTTGTACAGTATCGAGGCCTATTGCTGTAGTTGCACCGCATAATAACACTACTTATAAGGTAGATTATTTATTTGAACATGATGGCTGTAAAGTATATCGTTTTTTTGATGAGGGAAATTTTGTCTATTTCACAAACTGTAATGGTGAAGCGATCGCTATAGAAAACGATAGTACAGAAACAAGAATTACAAACACTACTAAAATAACAACACCAAAGCACTCAACAAACTTACCTTGA
- a CDS encoding IS66 family transposase: MNSKRMIELLEDQLKLFSQREKIHLEQLIRQSEQIERLSVQVGSLTDTIRSLEENLLQKNGDMQKLSGKNRGMSKLLSNKSEKLVPDAAKEDPAETDPPVSLKNRGNNNAKRKEHFSLETIVEHVYPDDPAFDKEKARVIGSVDSVMYTYSKATFKKIIYRQYNCVQQEKVYSGKAPRSPLQNSNYDASFIAGMLQLRYVYSMPVERIVKYFTENGFELNKATAHGLIKKSAGLMDRLDVVLHKTILEDDYLCMDESYHTILTKEKNKDGKGVRKGYIWAALANKKKLIQYFYENGSRSREVLTNYIGNQYKGAIQSDGLINYKILETDAYPDIIRLACFQHCKREFLDIENDKEAIGIVNTINRLYQAEHKIEKKWTPVKILKYRQKYAPPILAELKSKLLEIQSNPSTLPQSPLSKATNYTLNEYDSLCNYIVSPDYALDNNAVERCMRSISLSRKNSLFCGSHQGAKRTALLYSLAISCKLHGINTFEYFTDILSRLAYISPTAPDQIYRDLLPDKWTKL, translated from the coding sequence ATGAATAGCAAACGGATGATTGAATTACTGGAAGACCAGCTGAAACTTTTTTCTCAAAGAGAAAAGATTCATTTGGAACAACTCATCCGGCAATCTGAACAAATAGAAAGACTCTCTGTGCAGGTTGGTAGTTTAACCGATACAATCCGTTCGCTGGAAGAAAACCTGCTTCAGAAGAACGGGGACATGCAGAAGCTTAGCGGGAAAAACAGGGGAATGAGCAAGCTTCTCTCCAACAAATCAGAAAAGCTTGTGCCCGATGCCGCAAAAGAAGATCCGGCAGAAACCGATCCCCCTGTTTCACTCAAGAACCGAGGCAACAACAATGCCAAACGGAAAGAACACTTCTCTCTGGAAACCATTGTCGAGCATGTATATCCCGATGATCCTGCCTTTGACAAAGAAAAGGCCAGGGTGATCGGGTCCGTAGACTCGGTCATGTACACCTACAGCAAGGCTACATTTAAGAAAATCATATACAGACAATACAATTGTGTACAGCAGGAAAAGGTTTACTCGGGTAAAGCCCCCAGATCTCCCCTGCAGAACTCAAATTATGATGCCTCTTTTATCGCCGGCATGCTTCAACTGAGATACGTTTACTCCATGCCTGTGGAGCGGATTGTCAAGTATTTTACAGAGAATGGCTTTGAATTAAACAAAGCTACCGCCCATGGACTGATTAAAAAATCTGCGGGATTAATGGACCGACTGGATGTTGTTCTTCACAAAACCATCCTTGAGGATGACTATCTTTGCATGGATGAAAGTTACCATACGATCCTGACCAAAGAGAAAAACAAGGATGGCAAAGGGGTTCGTAAGGGATATATATGGGCTGCGCTGGCCAATAAAAAGAAATTAATCCAGTACTTTTACGAAAACGGTTCCCGATCCCGTGAAGTTCTCACCAACTATATCGGCAATCAATATAAAGGAGCCATCCAGTCAGACGGGCTGATCAACTATAAAATACTTGAGACAGATGCCTATCCCGATATAATCCGGTTGGCCTGCTTCCAGCATTGCAAGCGCGAGTTCCTGGATATCGAAAATGATAAAGAAGCCATCGGGATTGTTAATACAATCAACCGACTCTATCAGGCGGAGCATAAGATCGAAAAGAAATGGACGCCCGTCAAAATCCTGAAATATAGACAGAAGTACGCCCCACCCATACTAGCCGAACTAAAAAGCAAACTGTTGGAAATACAATCCAACCCATCTACCCTTCCACAGAGTCCGCTCTCTAAGGCCACGAATTATACGCTCAACGAGTATGATTCCCTGTGTAATTACATTGTTAGTCCGGACTATGCTTTGGACAACAATGCTGTGGAACGATGCATGCGAAGTATATCTTTAAGCAGAAAGAACTCTCTTTTTTGTGGCTCTCACCAGGGAGCTAAGAGAACGGCTTTGCTATACTCGCTGGCCATCTCCTGCAAGCTCCATGGAATTAATACCTTCGAATACTTCACAGATATATTAAGTCGGTTGGCCTACATTAGCCCAACAGCTCCTGACCAAATATACCGGGATTTACTCCCTGACAAGTGGACTAAACTGTAA
- a CDS encoding TolC family protein, protein MKNKIIQYSFLWIVALLIPTGAKAQESDSLQTYLKIAAQNNPQVNASFSSYKASLERVPQAGAYADPELEIGYFLEPMETLMGRQKADLTLMQMFPWFGTQKAARTEAAEMARMKYEEFRDAKNNLYFNVKSQWYQLCNLNEQYKNTASNIVLLKQLEQLAIRRFSAPGANSSGGSSTRMPASPATPAATSSSSGGMSGMSGMGSSPATSGGSPSISSGTVSAGAMAPMGGGATGGMSDVLRIQLEIAELENALQTIESKRIAAEATFNSLLNRDQRMPVMVPDTLIQLTYLANDQAVLDSLASNPMLAMLDAEKRSYKAKAEMDKKMSYPMFGVGLQYSILGKNPVDPSDMSSMNSMNGKDMIMPMVKISIPIFRKKYNAQQRESAYYRQASELKYADMFNVMQADYSTLKQQLADASRKIALYDKQYQLSQSTYHLITREFSAGVASLTDVIQVERQLLEYQLKRSEAVAEYNTRVAGIDKLISRSSFE, encoded by the coding sequence ATGAAGAATAAAATCATACAATATAGTTTCCTTTGGATAGTCGCTTTGCTGATTCCCACGGGAGCAAAGGCGCAGGAATCCGACAGTCTGCAGACATACCTTAAGATTGCCGCGCAAAATAATCCGCAGGTGAATGCCTCCTTTTCAAGTTACAAAGCATCGTTGGAACGAGTGCCTCAGGCAGGCGCTTACGCCGATCCTGAGCTTGAAATAGGTTATTTCCTTGAACCGATGGAAACATTGATGGGCCGGCAAAAAGCCGATTTAACCCTGATGCAGATGTTTCCATGGTTTGGTACCCAAAAAGCCGCGAGAACCGAAGCAGCCGAGATGGCCCGCATGAAATACGAAGAGTTCAGAGACGCCAAAAACAATCTTTACTTCAATGTGAAAAGTCAGTGGTACCAGCTCTGTAACCTTAACGAGCAGTATAAGAATACCGCGTCCAATATAGTTTTACTGAAACAGTTGGAACAATTGGCTATAAGACGTTTTTCTGCGCCGGGCGCTAATTCGTCGGGAGGAAGTTCTACCCGTATGCCCGCATCGCCCGCAACCCCGGCAGCAACATCCTCTTCCTCGGGAGGAATGTCGGGAATGAGCGGAATGGGTTCTTCTCCGGCTACTTCGGGAGGAAGTCCATCTATCTCGTCAGGAACTGTTTCGGCTGGTGCTATGGCTCCCATGGGAGGCGGAGCAACGGGAGGTATGTCGGATGTGCTTCGCATTCAACTCGAAATTGCAGAGCTTGAGAATGCCCTGCAAACCATCGAATCCAAACGAATAGCAGCCGAAGCTACCTTCAATTCGCTCTTGAACCGCGACCAGCGAATGCCCGTGATGGTTCCCGACACATTGATTCAGCTGACTTATCTCGCCAACGATCAAGCGGTGCTGGATAGTCTTGCTTCGAATCCGATGCTGGCGATGCTTGATGCGGAAAAGAGATCTTACAAGGCTAAAGCCGAGATGGATAAAAAGATGAGCTATCCCATGTTTGGCGTAGGGTTGCAATACTCCATACTTGGCAAGAACCCTGTGGATCCGTCCGATATGAGTTCGATGAACAGCATGAATGGGAAGGATATGATTATGCCGATGGTGAAAATATCCATCCCCATATTCCGGAAAAAGTACAATGCACAGCAACGGGAAAGTGCTTACTACCGGCAGGCAAGCGAGCTAAAGTACGCGGATATGTTTAACGTAATGCAGGCAGACTACAGTACTTTAAAGCAACAACTGGCAGATGCTTCCCGTAAAATAGCCCTTTACGACAAACAGTACCAGCTGTCGCAATCTACTTATCATCTCATTACGCGCGAATTTTCTGCAGGGGTTGCCTCGCTTACCGATGTAATTCAGGTGGAGCGTCAGTTGCTGGAATATCAGCTAAAACGAAGCGAAGCTGTAGCGGAATATAATACCCGGGTTGCCGGAATAGACAAATTAATATCAAGGTCATCGTTCGAATAA
- a CDS encoding efflux RND transporter periplasmic adaptor subunit, which yields MKNIVEIIKLKSVRYTALALGGFLLGWLIFSSPNQEIKQTHDHEHAAGEDAAEVWTCSMHPQIRQDKPGKCPICAMDLIPVRTAGNASGAMADPAAIQLSDEAAALANVQTTLLSRGNPVKTVRLYGKIAPDERSLQSQTAHVSGRIETLNITFTGEQVRQGQTLATIYSPELYNAQQELLEAVRMGQAGLIAAARDKLSYWKLTNAQIAAIEKSNQASPLVEIKANVSGVVMTKRVNRGDYVSQGSVLFDIANLSKVWAMFDAYEVDLPFIKKGDKVNFTLQALPGKTYTGTIAFIDPIIDPTTRTARVRVETGNPGMEFKPEMYATAQVQASLRGYDNQIVVPQSAVLWTGKRSVVYVKQPDVDVPSFLLREIDLGPSLGGSYIVLNGLQEGEEIVTNGVFSVDASAQLEGKRSMMNPVEDQAQPMSGHSAHAAATDHSAHKQAVAAKVETAKVKTDFLKVQGNCEMCKDRIEKAAKGVNGVTSAVWDQTSKILQLQLDPAKTSSDAVSRAIAKVGHDTEKHKASKAVYDALPGCCKYR from the coding sequence ATGAAAAATATAGTAGAAATAATCAAATTGAAATCGGTTCGCTATACAGCACTTGCTCTTGGCGGATTCTTGCTTGGCTGGCTTATATTCAGCTCTCCCAATCAGGAAATAAAACAGACCCACGATCACGAACATGCAGCCGGCGAAGATGCCGCCGAGGTGTGGACTTGTTCCATGCACCCTCAGATCAGACAGGATAAGCCGGGTAAGTGTCCGATCTGTGCCATGGACTTAATTCCGGTACGTACTGCAGGAAACGCTTCCGGAGCAATGGCAGACCCTGCCGCTATTCAGTTGTCGGACGAAGCGGCTGCACTTGCCAATGTGCAAACAACCCTTTTAAGCCGGGGCAACCCGGTCAAGACCGTTCGTCTCTATGGTAAAATTGCCCCGGACGAACGTAGTCTGCAGTCGCAAACCGCCCATGTTTCCGGTCGTATAGAAACGCTTAACATTACTTTTACCGGCGAGCAGGTTCGGCAGGGACAAACACTGGCAACCATCTATTCGCCCGAACTGTATAATGCCCAGCAGGAATTACTGGAGGCTGTACGTATGGGACAAGCCGGACTGATTGCCGCTGCCCGCGATAAGCTATCTTACTGGAAGCTGACCAATGCGCAGATTGCTGCCATCGAAAAGTCTAACCAGGCTTCGCCTCTTGTGGAGATAAAAGCCAATGTTAGCGGCGTGGTGATGACAAAACGGGTAAACCGGGGCGATTATGTATCCCAGGGAAGCGTGCTGTTCGATATAGCCAACCTTTCAAAGGTATGGGCGATGTTCGATGCCTACGAAGTAGACTTGCCATTCATTAAGAAAGGAGACAAAGTTAACTTTACATTGCAGGCGCTTCCGGGCAAAACCTATACCGGAACCATTGCATTTATCGATCCCATAATAGACCCAACTACCCGTACGGCTCGTGTGCGTGTGGAAACGGGAAATCCCGGAATGGAATTTAAACCGGAAATGTATGCAACGGCGCAGGTGCAGGCATCCTTGCGAGGATACGATAACCAAATCGTGGTACCACAATCGGCCGTACTATGGACAGGCAAGCGCTCGGTTGTTTATGTAAAGCAACCCGACGTAGATGTTCCGTCGTTCTTGTTAAGAGAGATCGATCTGGGTCCGTCGCTGGGAGGTTCGTATATAGTGCTTAACGGCCTGCAAGAAGGCGAGGAGATAGTTACCAACGGCGTATTCTCCGTAGATGCCAGTGCACAGCTGGAAGGAAAACGAAGCATGATGAACCCGGTAGAAGACCAGGCCCAACCTATGTCGGGCCACTCCGCACATGCTGCCGCTACCGATCATTCCGCGCACAAACAGGCTGTTGCAGCAAAAGTCGAAACAGCGAAAGTTAAAACCGATTTTCTTAAAGTGCAGGGCAATTGCGAAATGTGTAAAGACCGGATCGAAAAAGCAGCCAAAGGAGTGAATGGCGTAACCTCTGCAGTATGGGACCAGACTTCAAAGATACTGCAGCTACAGCTAGACCCTGCTAAAACTTCCTCCGATGCCGTAAGCAGAGCCATTGCAAAGGTTGGACACGATACCGAAAAGCACAAAGCCAGCAAAGCAGTCTACGACGCATTACCCGGCTGTTGCAAGTATCGCTGA
- a CDS encoding efflux RND transporter permease subunit, producing the protein MINKTIRYFLENRVITSLLLVLIVVWGISTAPFSWGDGGFIPRDPVPVDAIPDIGDNQQIVATEWMGRSPKDIQDQITYPLTTSLLGIPGVKTIRSTSMFGMSFIYIIFNDDVEFYWSRSRVLEKLNSLPPGTLPADVQPALGPDATALGQIYWYTLEGRDPKTGKPTGGWDAEELRTIQDFYVKYSLSAAEGVSEVASAGGFVREYQVELNPDAMRSFNVSVMDVMGAVQKSNLDIGAETVEINQVEYLIRGLGYIKKVSDLEDAVVTVRNGVPVRIRDVAFVNLGPATRRGGLDKEGVEAVGGVVVARYGSNPLKVIDNVKAKIKEMDAGLPQKVLEDGTVSKVTVVPFYDRTGLIKETIGTLETALSHEVLICIIVIIVLILNLRASVVIASMLPLAVLSTFIIMRNTGVDANIVALSGIAIAIGVMVDVGIVFVESVIRHMELPENKGIRKGKPFVNLIHKAIGEVSGAVFTGMLTTVISFIPVFAMEAQEGKMFHPLAFTKTFALSSALVLGLVVLPTLTYFMFSIRTNSKLVRTVTNYILIAAGLVLSIVYGSLPALGLTAVGINNLLAYRWKNPKMSTYINIGIALLVAVFYLSEAWLPMGPIKGITPNILFVAASVAVILGILWSLVIYYERILRWSLNNRWKFMAIPLFTILFGMVIWLGFDRSFGFVATGFEKLGWKSFRQTALWSGPSNQFPGVGQEFMPSLNEGSFLLMPTSMPHTGVGQNLKLIESLDRRLAAIPEVEVAVGKWGRVNSALDPAPVQMFENTINYRPEFILDSDGRRMRFKVNRKGAFILKSGGSYNPADGFRLIPADSLIADHGGDYLRQWRPEIKNTNDIWQEIVNVTHLPGLTSAPKLQPIEARQVMLSTGMRAPMGIKVYGPDLDAIEAGGKAIEQALKEVPSVIPSSVFYDRAVGAPYLEITLNRTNMARYGVNVADLQEVLGAAVGGMVLTSTVEGRERFPVRLRYARELRDSPDELAKLLIPTATGAQVPLEELADIGYERGAQMIQSENTFLLGYVIFDKLAGKAEVDVVKEAAKILDKKISNGELKLGKGVSYKFAGNYEQQERATKRLMIVIPIALLSILLVLYFQFKTVTASMIHFSGVFVAFAGGFILLWLYGQDWFMNFTVSGVNMRELFQMHTINLSVAVWVGFIALFGIATDDGVLMGTYIHDVFEQRKPNSMIAIREAVVFAGLKRIRPAAMTTATTLIALLPVLTSTGKGADIMVPMSIPTFGGMLIQSMTMFVVPVLQCWWREGVLRKEQKKILKESQSLNKEELNNEE; encoded by the coding sequence ATGATAAACAAGACAATACGATATTTTCTTGAGAACAGGGTGATAACCTCCTTGCTACTCGTATTGATAGTTGTGTGGGGAATATCTACCGCTCCTTTTAGTTGGGGTGATGGTGGATTTATCCCCCGTGATCCGGTTCCGGTGGATGCCATTCCTGATATTGGCGACAACCAGCAGATTGTTGCCACCGAATGGATGGGACGCTCTCCAAAAGATATTCAGGATCAGATAACCTATCCGCTTACCACTTCATTACTGGGGATACCCGGAGTAAAAACAATCCGGAGCACATCCATGTTCGGGATGTCATTTATCTATATCATCTTTAACGATGATGTGGAATTCTATTGGAGTCGTTCGCGTGTGTTGGAGAAGTTAAATTCTTTGCCTCCGGGTACTTTACCGGCAGATGTGCAGCCCGCATTAGGACCGGACGCCACGGCATTGGGACAAATATATTGGTATACGCTGGAAGGACGAGACCCTAAAACCGGCAAACCAACCGGAGGATGGGATGCGGAAGAGCTTCGTACTATTCAGGACTTTTACGTAAAGTATTCCCTTTCTGCAGCCGAAGGTGTTTCGGAAGTGGCATCGGCCGGCGGTTTTGTGCGCGAGTATCAGGTAGAACTGAATCCCGATGCCATGCGCTCCTTCAATGTGTCTGTTATGGACGTAATGGGTGCCGTTCAGAAAAGCAATTTGGATATTGGGGCCGAGACCGTTGAGATCAATCAGGTAGAATACCTTATCCGCGGACTCGGTTACATTAAAAAGGTGTCCGACCTTGAAGATGCCGTAGTAACAGTACGTAACGGTGTGCCCGTGCGAATCAGAGATGTGGCTTTTGTTAATCTGGGACCGGCTACCCGTCGGGGAGGATTAGACAAAGAAGGCGTAGAAGCAGTGGGAGGGGTCGTAGTAGCGCGCTATGGATCCAATCCGTTGAAGGTTATTGACAATGTAAAGGCCAAGATAAAGGAAATGGATGCCGGTCTTCCCCAAAAAGTGCTTGAAGACGGAACCGTATCCAAAGTTACTGTTGTACCTTTTTATGACCGAACCGGTTTGATTAAGGAAACCATCGGGACACTCGAAACCGCTCTTTCGCACGAAGTTCTGATCTGTATCATTGTAATCATTGTGCTGATACTCAATCTGCGTGCATCCGTTGTTATAGCAAGCATGCTCCCCTTGGCCGTGCTCTCCACGTTTATAATTATGCGTAATACGGGAGTCGATGCCAATATTGTTGCCCTCTCGGGTATCGCTATCGCTATTGGGGTAATGGTGGATGTGGGAATTGTGTTTGTGGAGAGTGTAATCCGGCACATGGAATTGCCCGAAAATAAAGGAATCCGAAAAGGAAAACCATTTGTGAATCTGATTCACAAAGCCATCGGCGAGGTTTCTGGAGCGGTATTTACAGGGATGCTTACAACGGTTATCAGCTTTATCCCCGTATTTGCCATGGAGGCGCAGGAAGGAAAAATGTTCCATCCGCTGGCCTTTACCAAAACGTTTGCCCTAAGCTCAGCTTTAGTTCTGGGATTGGTTGTGTTGCCTACGCTCACTTATTTTATGTTCTCTATCCGAACAAACTCAAAACTTGTGCGGACTGTAACCAATTATATACTAATAGCTGCAGGTCTTGTACTATCTATTGTTTACGGAAGTTTGCCAGCATTGGGTCTAACAGCCGTAGGGATTAATAACCTGCTGGCATACAGGTGGAAGAATCCGAAGATGAGTACCTATATTAACATCGGTATTGCGTTGTTAGTAGCTGTGTTTTACTTGTCCGAAGCATGGCTCCCTATGGGACCCATAAAAGGTATCACTCCCAATATTTTGTTTGTAGCAGCTAGCGTCGCTGTTATTCTGGGGATTCTCTGGTCGTTGGTTATTTATTATGAACGCATACTGAGATGGAGCCTCAATAACCGGTGGAAGTTTATGGCAATTCCCTTGTTTACCATTCTTTTCGGAATGGTTATCTGGTTGGGATTTGACCGGAGTTTCGGTTTTGTGGCAACCGGGTTCGAGAAGTTAGGCTGGAAATCGTTTCGTCAGACAGCTCTTTGGAGTGGTCCGTCTAATCAGTTCCCGGGAGTAGGACAGGAGTTTATGCCCAGTCTCAACGAAGGATCTTTCCTGTTGATGCCAACAAGCATGCCTCATACCGGTGTGGGACAGAACTTAAAATTAATAGAATCACTGGATCGTCGCCTGGCCGCCATCCCCGAAGTGGAAGTGGCAGTCGGAAAATGGGGACGTGTTAATTCTGCTCTCGATCCGGCTCCGGTGCAGATGTTTGAGAACACCATCAACTACCGTCCCGAATTTATACTGGACAGCGATGGTCGCCGGATGCGATTTAAAGTAAACCGCAAAGGAGCGTTTATTCTCAAAAGCGGAGGTTCATACAATCCGGCTGATGGATTCCGGTTGATACCTGCAGATAGCCTGATTGCAGATCATGGCGGAGACTACCTGCGCCAGTGGCGTCCGGAAATCAAGAACACCAACGATATCTGGCAGGAGATTGTGAATGTAACCCATTTGCCCGGATTAACATCCGCACCTAAACTTCAGCCGATTGAAGCGCGGCAGGTAATGCTTTCGACGGGTATGCGGGCACCGATGGGAATTAAAGTATACGGACCCGATCTGGATGCGATAGAAGCAGGAGGGAAAGCCATCGAACAAGCCTTGAAAGAGGTGCCATCCGTAATTCCTTCGTCTGTGTTTTACGACAGAGCAGTGGGAGCTCCTTATCTTGAAATTACGCTAAACCGTACAAATATGGCCCGTTACGGAGTGAATGTGGCCGACTTGCAAGAGGTTTTGGGTGCAGCTGTGGGAGGAATGGTTCTTACTTCGACGGTCGAAGGCCGCGAACGCTTTCCTGTTCGGCTTCGTTACGCACGCGAACTACGCGACAGTCCGGACGAGCTTGCCAAGTTACTGATACCTACCGCAACGGGCGCGCAGGTTCCTCTCGAAGAATTGGCCGACATCGGCTATGAACGCGGGGCGCAGATGATTCAGAGCGAGAATACTTTCCTTTTGGGATACGTTATTTTTGATAAGTTAGCCGGAAAGGCCGAAGTGGATGTCGTGAAAGAGGCGGCCAAAATCCTGGATAAAAAGATCAGCAACGGAGAGTTAAAGCTTGGAAAGGGAGTATCCTATAAGTTTGCAGGTAACTACGAACAGCAGGAACGTGCCACCAAACGACTGATGATTGTAATACCGATTGCTCTTCTATCTATTTTGCTGGTTCTTTATTTCCAGTTCAAAACAGTAACCGCTTCGATGATTCACTTCTCCGGAGTATTTGTTGCTTTTGCAGGAGGATTTATCCTTTTGTGGCTCTACGGACAGGATTGGTTTATGAACTTTACGGTAAGCGGAGTCAATATGCGTGAATTGTTTCAGATGCATACCATCAATCTTAGTGTCGCCGTGTGGGTAGGGTTTATTGCCCTGTTCGGGATAGCGACCGACGATGGGGTGCTGATGGGAACCTATATTCACGACGTATTTGAACAACGCAAACCCAATTCGATGATCGCTATCCGCGAAGCCGTAGTATTTGCGGGACTAAAAAGAATACGCCCGGCGGCAATGACAACCGCTACCACGCTTATCGCTTTGCTTCCCGTTCTTACATCTACCGGAAAAGGAGCCGACATCATGGTACCTATGTCTATTCCAACATTCGGGGGAATGCTGATACAATCCATGACCATGTTTGTAGTTCCCGTTTTGCAATGCTGGTGGCGTGAAGGAGTTCTCAGAAAAGAACAAAAGAAAATCCTAAAGGAGAGTCAATCACTAAATAAGGAGGAATTAAACAATGAAGAATAA